One Prunus dulcis chromosome 7, ALMONDv2, whole genome shotgun sequence DNA segment encodes these proteins:
- the LOC117633537 gene encoding pentatricopeptide repeat-containing protein At2g35030, mitochondrial-like — MLALLRLPITMMHLSNRAGLPLNGFSQALLPMLCSLKFLYHSMNYTVTPRITSPDRDFSASFNVAQSNWLITRLSKDGKFREARQVFDGMPDKDVVTWTTVITGYIRCGMMEEARRLFDRVDAKKDVITWTALVSGYIRLKQMKEAERLFYQMPVKNVVSWNTMIDGYARNCQVDMALELFERMPEKNVVSWNTVLTALAHCGRIEEARTRFNLMPERDVISWTAMVAGFSRNGMIDEAREFFDRMPKRNVVSWNAMITGYTQNMRLDEALELFERMPGRDMPSWNTMITGFIQNGDLKRAQELFIRMPQKNVISWTTMITGYVQDGQNEKALMFFSKMLVDNGVKPNQGTFVSVLSACSNLAGFSEGQQIHQMISKTVHHECAFLVSALINMYSKCGELVTARKMFDDGLTIHRDMVSWNGMIAAYAHHGCGIEAINLFNEMRKLGCKPDDVTYVGLLSACSHAGLVEEGLKYFNELLRDGSIQVREDHYTCLVDLCGRAGRLKEAFNVLEKLGTKISASVWGALLAGCNVHGNMDIGKLAAEKLLEEEPEKAGTYLLLCNIYASSGKWREAAKIRMKMKEKGLKKQPGCSWIEVGNKVHVFVVGDKSHYQSELIYSLIYNLHERMKKIGYIPYDDLTVDDDFS; from the coding sequence ATGTTAGCTCTGTTACGTTTACCAATTACCATGATGCATCTTAGCAACAGAGCTGGATTACCTCTCAATGGTTTCTCTCAGGCTCTTCTTCCCATGCTGTGCAGTCTCAAGTTTCTATACCACTCCATGAACTACACGGTGACGCCTAGAATCACATCGCCTGATAGAGATTTTAGTGCCAGTTTTAATGTGGCACAATCCAACTGGCTAATTACCAGGCTTAGCAAAGATGGGAAATTTAGAGAAGCACGCCAAGTGTTTGATGGAATGCCTGACAAAGACGTTGTCACATGGACAACAGTGATCACGGGTTATATCAGATGTGGGATGATGGAGGAGGCTAGGAGGCTGTTTGACAGAGTGGATGCTAAGAAGGATGTGATCACTTGGACTGCGTTGGTCAGTGGGTATATAAGGCTGAAACAAATGAAGGAGGCAGAGAGGTTGTTTTATCAGATGCCGGTGAAGAATGTGGTTTCTTGGAACACCATGATTGATGGGTATGCACGGAATTGTCAGGTTGATATGGCTTTGGAGTTGTTTGAGAGGATGCCAGAGAAGAATGTGGTATCTTGGAATACAGTTTTAACGGCTTTGGCACACTGTGGCAGAATTGAAGAGGCAAGGACGCGTTTTAATTTGATGCCGGAAAGGGATGTTATTTCATGGACAGCAATGGTTGCGGGATTTTCAAGAAATGGCATGATTGATGAAGCTCGAGAATTTTTTGATAGGATGCCTAAAAGGAATGTGGTCTCGTGGAATGCAATGATTACAGGCTACACCCAGAATATGAGATTGGATGAGGCTCTTGAATTGTTTGAGAGGATGCCGGGGAGGGACATGCCATCATGGAATACAATGATTACTGGTTTCATTCAGAATGGGGATTTAAAGCGGGCGCAGGAATTGTTTATTCGAATGCCGCAAAAGAATGTCATCTCTTGGACTACGATGATCACAGGGTATGTACAAGATGGGCAAAATGAAAAGGCATTGatgtttttttcaaaaatgctGGTGGATAATGGGGTGAAACCGAATCAGGGAACTTTTGTGAGTGTTCTAAGTGCTTGTAGTAACTTAGCTGGTTTCAGTGAGGGACAACAAATACATCAGATGATAAGTAAAACAGTCCATCATGAATGTGCATTCTTGGTATCAGCACTCATAAACATGTATTCAAAATGTGGGGAGTTAGTCACTGCTAGGAAGATGTTTGACGATGGATTGACAATCCATAGGGATATGGTCTCCTGGAATGGTATGATCGCAGCCTATGCACATCATGGATGTGGTATTGAGGCAATTAACTTGTTTAATGAAATGCGGAAATTAGGGTGCAAACCTGACGATGTTACTTATGTGGGGCTGCTTTCTGCATGCAGCCATGCTGGTTTGGTGGAGGAGGGGCTAAAGTATTTTAATGAGCTTCTTAGAGATGGGTCAATACAAGTGAGAGAAGATCATTACACATGCTTGGTTGATCTCTGTGGTCGGGCAGGGAGGCTCAAAGAAGCTTTTAATGTCCTTGAGAAGCTGGGGACTAAGATATCAGCATCTGTTTGGGGGGCTCTTCTTGCTGGATGTAATGTTCATGGCAACATGGATATTGGGAAGCTGGCTGCAGAGAAGCTTTTAGAGGAGGAGCCAGAGAAAGCAGGCACTTACTTGCTGTTGTGTAACATATATGCTTCATCTGGGAAATGGAGAGAAGCTGCAAAGATAAGgatgaaaatgaaagagaaagggTTGAAGAAGCAGCCTGGTTGCAGTTGGATAGAAGTTGGAAATAAGGTGCATGTGTTTGTGGTTGGTGATAAGTCTCATTATCAGTCTGAACTTATATATTCTTTAATTTACAATCTACATgaaagaatgaagaagattGGTTATATACCTTATGATGATCTGACAGTAGATGATGATTTTTCATGA